A single genomic interval of Antechinus flavipes isolate AdamAnt ecotype Samford, QLD, Australia chromosome 1, AdamAnt_v2, whole genome shotgun sequence harbors:
- the LOC127559383 gene encoding cytochrome c oxidase subunit 7C, mitochondrial: MLGQSLRRFSTSLVRRSHYEEGPGKNLPFSVENKWRLLAMMTVFFGSGFAAPFLIVRHQLLKK, encoded by the exons ATGTTGGGGCAAAGCCTGCGCAGGTTCTCCACCTCCTTGGTTCGCAGAAGCCACTATGAGGAGGGCCCGGGAAAG aaccTGCCCTTTTCAGTAGAAAACAAATGGCGGTTGCTGGCAATGATGACTGTGTTCTTTGGATCTGGATTTGCTGCACCTTTCCTTATAGTAAGACATCAGCTGCTTAAGAAGTAA